In Aureibacillus halotolerans, the genomic window TGGACGAATGAAGATTGACGTACTGACGCTTTTCCCTGAGATGTTTCCTGGCGTTTTTCACAGCTCTATTTTAAAAAAAGCCCAGGAAAACAATGCCGTTCATTACAGAGCGATCAACTTCCGCTCCTATGCAAACAATAAGCACCAGTCTGTTGATGATACACCTTACGGGGGCGGTGCTGGGATGCTTTTAATGCCGCAGCCACTGTTTTCGGCGGTTGAGGCGATAAAGGAAGAGGGCAATGATCCGCATGTCGTAATGATGTGCCCACAAGGGACGCCGTTTACACAGAAAAAAGCAGCAAATCTTGCTACAAAAAAACACCTCGTGTTGATTTGTGGGCATTATGAAGGCTATGATGAGCGCGTACGTGAGCATTTGGCAGACGAAGAAATCTCCATAGGGGATTACATCCTCACTGGCGGTGAGCTTGGAGCGATGGTTGTTTTGGATGCAGTGACTCGTTTGCTCCCTGGTGTGCTTGGAAATGCTGAATCGGCCGTCACGGAATCGTTTGAGAACGGGCGACTGGAACACCCTCACTATACAAGACCAGCAGAGTTTCAAGGCCATCACGTACCAGACGTTTTATTAAGTGGTCACCATCTCAATATCAACGAATGGAGAAAAAAGGAAGCTTTTCTAAGAACGGTGAAAAGAAGGCCTGATCTTCTCGAATCGTACCCGCCTTCACCAGAAGAAGATCGTTGGCTTCAAGAAATGAAAAAAAACGACAAGACATCTTGATGCATTCAGGAATGTATGCTATGATTTGATGTGTTTGATATTACCATGTTCCGCTGCGACTTTTTCGCAAGAGCATTGGGGTGGAAGGAGTGAACGGTATGCAACAATTGCTTGCAGACATCACAAAAGATCAGTTGAAAACCGATCTCCCTGAGTTCCGTCCCGGAGACACTTTGCGTATTCACGTAAAGGTTGTTGAGGGCACACGCGAACGTATTCAGGCATTTGAAGGTGTTGTCATTAAACGTCACGGAGGCGGCATCAATGAAACCTTTACAGCGCGTAAAATTTCATATGGTGTAGGTGTGGAAAGAACGTTCCCACTGCACTCTCCGAAAATCGAAAAAATTGAAGTATTGCGTCGCGGGAAAGTCCGTCGAGCGAAGCTTTATTACCTGCGTAACCTTCGCGGAAAAAAAGCTCGTATCAAAGCGCGATAAATCACGTAAAAAGGCTTGCCACTGTGCAAGTCTTTTTTACACTTTCTAGCGCCTTTATGAAAGCCTTCCTATTGCACGCATACATATGAATGCTTCCGCCAAATATGCAGAATTCACAAGGTTAAATCGTTATGGAAAAAAGTGTTCAGATGATGATTGAGCGATGCCAGTAAAGAAATGAAGAAGTGAACATGGAAAAGAGGGTCTCGTTTTGCGAAATAAAAATCATTGGGATTGGCTACATGTGATCCTCATTGCTTTTGCCCTGGCATTTGTCATACGTATGTATTTGTTTGCACCAGTTCTCGTCGATGGAGAATCTATGG contains:
- the trmD gene encoding tRNA (guanosine(37)-N1)-methyltransferase TrmD gives rise to the protein MKIDVLTLFPEMFPGVFHSSILKKAQENNAVHYRAINFRSYANNKHQSVDDTPYGGGAGMLLMPQPLFSAVEAIKEEGNDPHVVMMCPQGTPFTQKKAANLATKKHLVLICGHYEGYDERVREHLADEEISIGDYILTGGELGAMVVLDAVTRLLPGVLGNAESAVTESFENGRLEHPHYTRPAEFQGHHVPDVLLSGHHLNINEWRKKEAFLRTVKRRPDLLESYPPSPEEDRWLQEMKKNDKTS
- the rplS gene encoding 50S ribosomal protein L19, encoding MQQLLADITKDQLKTDLPEFRPGDTLRIHVKVVEGTRERIQAFEGVVIKRHGGGINETFTARKISYGVGVERTFPLHSPKIEKIEVLRRGKVRRAKLYYLRNLRGKKARIKAR